The following proteins are encoded in a genomic region of Oryza brachyantha chromosome 11, ObraRS2, whole genome shotgun sequence:
- the LOC102719533 gene encoding ankyrin repeat-containing protein At5g02620-like has product MEITPAGCDGDHAIPEHLFMCSELYIAAFHGHTDEVINLLEGGSGGAAVDAASSRPSPAAQTAANHHAACNIHEVTADRSTLLHIAARRGHHELISHLCRRDSSLISMVTSSGDTPLHCAAGEGHAGAVGTIARLARDNVEEDRLREMLRSGNVAGDTALHLAARHGHGQAVEELMKVAPETATEVNSAGVSPLYLAVLSGSRRTVRAILSCRGVSAAGPDSQNALHAAVLQCSEMVTLLLEWRPTLATDVDSNKSSPLHFASSDGDSSIIQTILTHSKTSTPHMQDNKGLSPLHVAALMGHAAIVRLLLQFSPASADIRDNQGQTFIHAAAMKGHSSVISSALKHGMLEHLLNAQDKDGNTPLHLAVIAGEYKVVSKLLSIGIVKVNIMNNAGHTPSDLVKNCNRFYSMVRLVVKLYSFGAEFKPQRQDLIEKWNVEGIMNWRNTTSKNLAVVSTLIATVAFSAAFNVPGSYREDGKANLAGDPMYIAFLILDTFSMVTSVVATILLIYERATRSKHSWLCFVIAIHFLWLSLNSMVVGFFAAITAVMSKKKSIRIAMSHMVYYGIYVLITILSTLSMPGSFISTLKFLVGIRMIRQQQHSNRHIYRKYSIVVFYTFNVVLFFVINILVEAALNFSKNDSYN; this is encoded by the exons atggaGATCACACCTGCTGGCTGCGACGGTGACCATGCGATTCCTGAACACCTCTTCATGTGCTCTGAACTTTACATCGCAGCATTTCATGGGCACACCGATGAGGTGATCAATCTCTTGGAAGGAGGCAGTGGCGGCGCTGCCGTTGATGCAGCGAGCAGCCGCCCATCCCCGGCAGCGCAAACAGCTG CTAATCACCATGCAGCGTGCAACATTCACGAGGTGACCGCGGATCGCAGCACACTTCTCCACATCGCCGCCAGGCGAGGGCACCACGAGCTGATCTCCCACCTGTGCCGCCGGGAcagcagcctcatctctatgGTTACCTCGTCGGGGGACACGCCGCTGCACTGCGCGGCTGGGGAGGGGCACGCCGGCGCGGTAGGCACCATCGCGAGGCTGGCCCGGGACAACGTGGAGGAGGACAGGCTGAGGGAGATGCTGCGCAGCGGGAACGTCGCCGGGGACACCGCGCTACATCTCGCCGCGaggcatggccatggccaggCGGTGGAGGAGCTGATGAAGGTGGCGCCGGAGACCGCGACGGAGGTGAACAGCGCCGGCGTGTCGCCGCTCTACTTGGCAGTACTGAGTGGGTCTCGGCGTACCGTGAGGGCGATTCTGTCGTGTAGGGGTGTGTCTGCCGCTGGCCCTGACTCTCAGAATGCGCTGCACGCTGCCGTTCTTCAGTGTTCAG AAATGGTTACATTGCTACTGGAGTGGAGACCAACACTTGCCACCGATGTGGACAGCAACAAGAGCAGCCCACTGCATTTTGCTTCATCAGATGGAGATTCTTCCATCATCCAAACAATCTTAACTCATTCGAAGACCAGCACTCCACACATGCAAGACAACAAGGGCCTATCACCTTTGCACGTTGCGGCACTAATGGGCCATGCAGCAATAGTGCGTCTTCTGCTGCAGTTCTCCCCTGCTTCTGCAGACATTCGTGACAACCAAGGCCAAACCTTTATTCATGCAGCAGCTATGAAAGGCCATTCTTCTGTCATCTCATCTGCATTAAAGCACGGCATGCTTGAGCATCTTTTGAACGCGCAAGACAAGGATGGGAACACACCGCTCCATTTAGCTGTGATTGCAGGGGAGTACAAGGTTGTTTCTAAGCTATTATCAATTGGAATTGTGAAAGTTAACATCATGAACAATGCAGGCCACACTCCTTCTGACCTTGTCAAAAACTGTAACCGTTTCTACTCAATG GTACGCTTAGTGGTGAAGTTATATAGCTTTGGAGCAGAATTCAAGCCACAACGCCAAGACCTCATTGAGAAATGGAATGTCGAGGGCATCATGAATTGGCGAAACACTACATCGAAGAATCTCGCCGTTGTCTCGACACTCATAGCGACTGTTGCCTTTTCTGCAGCATTCAATGTTCCTGGATCATACAGAGAGGACGGGAAAGCAAATCTGGCCGGAGATCCCATGTATATTGCTTTCTTGATTTTGGACACCTTTTCTATGGTCACGTCAGTTGTGGCAACAATACTGTTGATCTATGAGAGAGCCACAAGGTCAAAACACTCATGGTTATGCTTCGTGATCGCAATACACTTTCTATGGTTATCATTAAACAGCATGGTGGTAGGTTTCTTCGCAGCTATAACTGCAGTGATGAGCAAGAAGAAGAGCATAAGGATTGCAATGTCCCACATGGTCTACTACGGGATATATGTCTTGATAACAATACTGAGCACCTTGTCAATGCCAGGGTCATTTATAAGCACTTTGAAGTTCCTTGTAGGTATTCGCATGATCAGACAACAGCAACATTCTAACAGGCACATCTACCGGAAATATTCCATCGTTGTATTTTACACTTTCAAtgtggttttgttttttgttataaatattcTAGTGGAAGCAGCACTAAACTTCTCTAAAAATGATAGTTATAATTGA